The Myxococcus guangdongensis genome has a window encoding:
- a CDS encoding carbohydrate ABC transporter permease — protein sequence MRQRVGLGTALAVVAFLTFFLGPFFWQVLTSLWPDGELTRPWPSHLTWDSYASVLWGRPFLRVVVNSLVVAALTTGFCLVVGSAAAFALAKLEFRGKGLLLSAALAVSMFPPIATVSPLYLILRAVGLRDSLVGLALPYATFAMPLTLWVLTSFFKQLPDELYRAARVDGCTPFQAFRRVLLPLAAPGLATTAILVFIFAWNEFLFALTFLTTPEKRTVPVAISLFASEYREPWGEIAAASVVATLPLVVLTVLFQRRIVSGLTAGAVKE from the coding sequence ATGAGACAGCGCGTGGGGTTGGGGACGGCGCTCGCGGTGGTGGCGTTCCTGACGTTCTTCCTGGGGCCGTTCTTCTGGCAGGTGCTGACGAGCCTGTGGCCGGACGGAGAGCTGACCCGGCCGTGGCCGTCGCACCTGACGTGGGACAGCTACGCGAGCGTGCTGTGGGGGCGGCCGTTCCTGCGGGTGGTGGTGAACTCGCTGGTGGTGGCCGCGCTGACGACGGGGTTCTGCCTGGTGGTGGGCTCGGCGGCGGCGTTCGCGTTGGCGAAGCTGGAGTTCCGAGGGAAGGGGTTGTTGTTGAGCGCGGCGTTGGCGGTGAGCATGTTCCCGCCGATCGCGACGGTGAGCCCGCTGTATCTCATCCTGCGCGCGGTGGGGCTGAGGGACAGTCTGGTGGGACTGGCGTTGCCCTATGCGACGTTCGCGATGCCGTTGACCCTGTGGGTGCTGACGTCGTTCTTCAAGCAGTTGCCGGATGAGTTGTATCGGGCGGCGAGGGTGGACGGGTGCACGCCGTTCCAGGCGTTCCGGAGGGTGCTGTTGCCCTTGGCGGCGCCGGGGCTCGCGACGACGGCGATATTGGTGTTCATCTTCGCGTGGAACGAGTTCCTGTTCGCGCTGACGTTCCTGACGACGCCGGAGAAGCGCACGGTGCCCGTGGCCATCAGCCTGTTCGCCAGCGAGTACCGTGAGCCGTGGGGAGAGATTGCCGCGGCCTCCGTGGTTGCGACGCTGCCCCTGGTGGTTCTGACGGTGCTGTTCCAGCGGAGGATTGTGTCTGGGCTCACCGCAGGGGCGGTGAAGGAGTAG
- a CDS encoding DUF4846 domain-containing protein: protein MTASVRPPALSRRSWLLVAALLGPGLAGATPSPDARVAQAPASEAEPRAPTREELSRYTWLSKDARIRSLELALPPPEGYTRVGVEAGTFAAWLRGLPLRAPGTPVLHFKGGQVLPADDARLAAVAELDIGTANLQQCADSVIRLHAEWLWSANQKERIAYRFTSGHLASWTKYASGERARISGSKVTWVKSAAADSSRGAFRSYLDLVFMYAGTLSLEGAKGRPTKDDVRPGDFFVLGGSPGHAVLVLDVAADAGGRRVALLGQGFMPAQDFHILSGGGDTGPWFPLETDAVATPFWKPFPWTSLRRFP from the coding sequence GTGACTGCCTCCGTACGCCCGCCTGCCCTCTCCCGCCGCTCCTGGCTCCTGGTCGCCGCGCTCCTGGGCCCGGGCCTCGCCGGCGCCACGCCGTCCCCGGACGCGCGCGTCGCCCAGGCCCCCGCGTCGGAGGCGGAGCCCCGGGCCCCCACGCGCGAGGAACTCTCCCGCTACACGTGGCTGTCGAAGGACGCGCGCATCCGTTCCCTGGAGCTCGCGCTGCCCCCACCGGAGGGCTACACGCGGGTGGGCGTGGAGGCGGGCACGTTCGCCGCGTGGCTGCGGGGGCTGCCCCTGCGCGCGCCGGGGACACCCGTGCTGCACTTCAAGGGCGGACAGGTGCTGCCCGCGGACGACGCGCGCCTGGCCGCGGTGGCGGAGCTGGACATCGGCACGGCCAACCTCCAGCAGTGCGCGGACTCCGTCATCCGGCTGCACGCCGAGTGGCTGTGGTCCGCGAACCAGAAGGAGCGCATCGCCTACCGCTTCACCAGCGGGCACCTGGCCTCGTGGACGAAGTACGCCTCCGGCGAGCGGGCGAGAATCTCCGGCTCGAAAGTCACCTGGGTGAAGAGCGCGGCGGCGGACAGCTCACGCGGCGCGTTCCGCTCCTACCTGGACCTGGTCTTCATGTACGCGGGCACGTTGTCGCTGGAGGGCGCCAAGGGCCGGCCCACGAAGGACGACGTGCGTCCCGGGGACTTCTTCGTGCTGGGCGGCAGCCCGGGGCACGCGGTGCTGGTGCTGGACGTGGCGGCCGACGCGGGGGGCCGCCGCGTGGCGCTGCTGGGCCAGGGGTTCATGCCCGCCCAGGACTTCCACATCCTGTCAGGGGGAGGGGACACCGGGCCCTGGTTCCCGCTGGAGACCGACGCGGTGGCCACGCCCTTCTGGAAGCCCTTCCCCTGGACGTCGCTGCGCCGCTTCCCCTGA
- a CDS encoding ABC transporter substrate-binding protein yields the protein MVRPLFFSLVLGLVFVSLGCRRGEGERERGARLVLKYQPLWGPPEPFRALLADFEEAHPGVTLVTEALPNSSDLAHQFFLTSLEGGAADFDVLVADVVWVPEFARAGWIADLSEAFPPERLREEFLPGPVEAVVVDGRTYAVPWYLDVGVLYYRTDLVPRAPRTYAELERFALEAKAKVPGMQGFVWQGRQYEGLSCNVYEALWGHGGQALGEDGRVLLDTEAGREALGYLRGLLTRGVSPETVMGFGEEEARRVFQEGRAVFMRNWPYAWSEAQKEDSPIRGKVGMAPLPTVSGEPGFGTLGGYQLAVNASVSPERKKLAEKLIAHLTSPEANLVLAVHYARNPPRAAVYDDARLKQGSPFIASLREMVERARPRPVTPYYNLISDVLQSEFSAAVAGIRTPEEALGRAQKQVDHLMGEGR from the coding sequence ATGGTTCGCCCGCTCTTCTTCTCGCTCGTGCTGGGGCTTGTCTTCGTGTCGCTGGGGTGTCGGCGCGGGGAGGGTGAGCGCGAGCGGGGGGCGCGGCTGGTGTTGAAGTATCAGCCGCTCTGGGGGCCGCCGGAGCCGTTCCGGGCGCTGTTGGCGGACTTCGAGGAGGCGCACCCCGGGGTGACGTTGGTGACGGAGGCGTTGCCGAACTCGTCGGACCTGGCGCACCAGTTCTTCCTCACGTCGTTGGAGGGAGGGGCGGCGGACTTCGACGTGCTGGTGGCGGACGTGGTGTGGGTGCCGGAGTTCGCGCGCGCGGGGTGGATTGCGGACCTGTCGGAGGCATTTCCTCCCGAGCGGCTGCGCGAGGAGTTCCTGCCGGGGCCGGTGGAGGCGGTGGTGGTGGACGGCAGGACGTACGCGGTGCCGTGGTACCTGGACGTGGGGGTGCTGTACTACCGGACGGATTTGGTGCCTCGGGCGCCGCGCACGTACGCGGAGCTGGAGCGGTTCGCGTTGGAGGCGAAGGCGAAGGTGCCGGGGATGCAGGGCTTCGTGTGGCAGGGGCGGCAGTACGAGGGCCTGAGCTGCAACGTGTACGAGGCGCTGTGGGGGCACGGTGGGCAGGCGTTGGGGGAGGACGGGCGCGTGTTGTTGGACACGGAGGCGGGGCGCGAGGCGCTCGGGTATCTGCGCGGGTTGCTGACGCGCGGGGTGTCTCCGGAGACGGTGATGGGGTTCGGCGAGGAGGAGGCGCGGCGCGTGTTCCAGGAGGGGCGCGCGGTGTTCATGCGCAACTGGCCGTATGCGTGGAGCGAGGCGCAGAAGGAGGACTCGCCCATTCGCGGGAAGGTGGGCATGGCGCCCCTGCCCACGGTGAGTGGGGAGCCTGGGTTTGGAACGCTGGGCGGGTATCAGCTCGCGGTGAACGCGAGCGTGTCACCGGAGCGAAAGAAGCTCGCGGAGAAGCTCATCGCGCACCTGACGTCGCCGGAGGCGAACCTGGTGCTGGCGGTGCACTACGCGCGCAACCCGCCGAGAGCGGCGGTGTATGACGATGCGAGGCTGAAACAGGGCTCACCATTCATCGCGAGCCTGCGCGAGATGGTGGAGCGCGCGCGGCCCCGGCCGGTGACGCCGTACTACAACCTGATTTCGGATGTGTTGCAGAGCGAGTTCTCCGCGGCGGTGGCGGGGATTCGCACGCCCGAGGAGGCCTTGGGGCGCGCGCAGAAGCAGGTGGACCACCTGATGGGGGAGGGGCGATGA
- a CDS encoding serine/threonine-protein kinase, whose product MLSAPSSQVGPFRLLRRCGSGGMGEVFEAVNENTGQMVALKLLSKEASREPQVVARFLQEGRALVKLNLPDVVRAFHCEKQADQVFLVMELLEGQNLRKWMDGHSGRVPRETALALCAHVARVMAEIHAKGIVHRDLKPENVFLCTDASAALGYRVKLLDFGIAKLPPYRDDGVAATLVHTHENVLIGTYHYTAPEQLRSASSAKVSADVYSLGVMLFELLAGQKPFESKEMVEVISAHVNTPPPALGQLVPTIPGALATFVASMLAKSPEERPTMARCRDMLLRPWAQEQDVCPVPGLAAFNEAQAELFFGRGAETRRVLEYLDEARSGGRRWVSLEGPSGVGKSSLLHAGVLPRLREPSPPGLPRWVVVVARPSYEPVRSLAKALVTAFPAQEVDAVERGLRRGPEGLRAFVQTNVPEDSLMLLVVEPLEELFTSGSAEQSVLDGLLVTALSQEGRLRLLTCLRSDFLHRLEQLPRLPHQLQEAMRFPLLPMDEAALKEVVDGMARQAGMQLSEGLAERMVRDAKGEGGGLPLLGHALRSLWTLSGGAPLTHEHYDRMGGVGGALSQQAEQLLASLGEQGRERAKWILLSLVQVGRGVQDTRRPRPRSEVLVEAGGDARTEEVLLRLSGLSGVAGGEPGPRLVLLSGGPEVESQRVDLVHETLLQRVRPLVAWLEEERKDLEVSADVEVAARSWEEAKWPNEGLPQGTMLAHYQKGVSTSGRGVRRLSPRANAFLRAATWLEWRGVWTRRAGVATALLAVVVMLGVTVQAWEQRERADQNLHRIMNSAEGIVSDADWELSWIANTLEVRRALLRGLSASLEGFSAEEQERREVLWQRISLAHRMADLSFLNDTLHVAGEHLRHARSLLTQGEALGFGDEGYRMQWAFNHSKQGKVDLAAGRLSEARALFLQSVEYFEAQRAAEPRSVSGDRDSAVGLSELADLELAEGRAGEALRWLERAVPLFSTQDPDYGAALYAQGLAYQAEVMRRAGRLADARPRLDEAMRLMTEEVNAHGGDQHRKWMLGWVRLWSARLAVAEGRGVDAGVGYAAAVTSGRELVRGEPTSKRFALALLEALRGAEALALRREDADQAKALRNEGCALVHEFVARDPEDVRFKALACESFKP is encoded by the coding sequence ATGCTCAGTGCTCCGTCGTCCCAGGTTGGCCCGTTCCGGTTGCTGAGGCGGTGTGGCTCCGGAGGCATGGGCGAGGTGTTCGAGGCCGTCAACGAAAACACCGGGCAAATGGTGGCGTTGAAGCTGCTGTCCAAGGAGGCGTCGCGGGAGCCGCAGGTCGTCGCGCGCTTCCTCCAGGAGGGGCGCGCGCTGGTAAAGCTCAACCTCCCGGATGTGGTGCGAGCCTTTCATTGCGAGAAGCAGGCGGACCAGGTGTTCCTGGTCATGGAGTTGCTCGAGGGCCAGAACCTGCGGAAGTGGATGGACGGGCACTCGGGACGCGTGCCGCGTGAGACCGCCTTGGCCCTGTGCGCCCATGTCGCGCGAGTGATGGCGGAGATCCACGCGAAGGGCATCGTCCACCGGGACCTGAAGCCGGAGAACGTGTTCCTCTGCACCGACGCGAGCGCGGCCCTGGGCTATCGGGTCAAGCTGCTGGACTTCGGTATCGCCAAGCTGCCTCCGTACCGTGATGACGGAGTCGCCGCGACCCTGGTCCATACGCATGAGAACGTGCTCATCGGGACCTATCACTACACGGCACCGGAGCAGCTCAGGAGCGCCTCATCGGCGAAGGTCTCCGCGGACGTCTACTCCCTGGGGGTGATGCTGTTCGAACTGCTGGCGGGGCAGAAGCCCTTCGAGTCGAAGGAGATGGTTGAGGTCATCTCCGCGCACGTGAACACGCCGCCGCCCGCCCTGGGGCAGCTCGTGCCGACGATTCCGGGAGCGCTTGCCACCTTCGTGGCGTCGATGCTCGCGAAGTCGCCCGAGGAGCGCCCGACGATGGCGCGGTGTCGGGACATGCTGCTTCGTCCCTGGGCGCAGGAGCAGGACGTCTGTCCCGTGCCGGGGTTGGCGGCCTTCAATGAGGCGCAGGCGGAGCTGTTCTTCGGGCGCGGTGCAGAGACGCGCAGGGTCCTCGAGTACCTGGACGAAGCACGCTCGGGAGGGCGGCGCTGGGTCTCGCTGGAGGGGCCGAGTGGCGTGGGCAAGTCCTCGCTGCTCCATGCGGGCGTGCTGCCGAGGCTTCGTGAGCCATCTCCGCCAGGGCTGCCGCGCTGGGTGGTCGTCGTGGCGAGGCCGTCGTATGAGCCGGTGCGGAGCCTCGCGAAGGCGCTCGTGACGGCCTTCCCAGCGCAGGAGGTCGACGCGGTGGAGCGAGGGCTGCGACGCGGGCCCGAGGGCCTGCGAGCCTTCGTCCAGACGAACGTCCCTGAAGACAGCCTGATGCTGCTGGTCGTGGAACCCTTGGAGGAACTCTTCACCTCGGGGAGTGCCGAGCAGTCAGTGCTGGATGGGCTGCTGGTCACGGCCTTGTCCCAGGAAGGGCGGCTGCGGCTGCTGACGTGCTTGCGCAGCGACTTCCTGCACCGGCTGGAGCAGTTGCCGAGGCTTCCCCACCAGCTTCAAGAAGCGATGCGCTTCCCGCTCTTGCCGATGGACGAAGCGGCCCTGAAGGAGGTCGTCGATGGGATGGCGCGTCAGGCGGGGATGCAGCTCAGTGAAGGATTGGCGGAGCGGATGGTGCGCGACGCGAAGGGAGAGGGCGGCGGGCTGCCGTTGCTCGGGCATGCGCTGCGCTCACTGTGGACCTTGAGCGGTGGTGCGCCCCTGACGCACGAGCACTACGACCGGATGGGAGGCGTGGGCGGCGCGCTGTCCCAGCAGGCGGAGCAGTTGCTGGCGAGCCTGGGCGAGCAGGGTCGGGAACGTGCGAAGTGGATCCTGCTGTCCCTGGTCCAGGTGGGACGTGGCGTGCAGGACACGCGGCGGCCTCGCCCCAGAAGCGAGGTGTTGGTGGAGGCTGGCGGGGATGCTCGCACCGAAGAGGTGCTGCTTCGCCTCAGTGGGCTGTCCGGAGTGGCGGGTGGCGAGCCCGGACCTCGGCTGGTGCTCCTGTCCGGAGGCCCCGAGGTCGAGTCACAGCGCGTGGACCTGGTGCACGAGACGCTGTTGCAGCGGGTCCGCCCGCTCGTCGCGTGGCTGGAGGAGGAGCGGAAGGACCTGGAGGTGAGCGCGGACGTCGAGGTCGCCGCGCGGAGCTGGGAAGAAGCGAAGTGGCCGAATGAAGGGCTTCCGCAGGGGACGATGCTTGCGCATTACCAGAAGGGCGTGAGCACCTCCGGGCGGGGTGTGCGCCGGCTGAGTCCTCGCGCGAACGCGTTCCTGCGGGCCGCGACCTGGCTGGAGTGGCGTGGGGTGTGGACCCGCCGCGCAGGGGTGGCCACGGCTTTGTTGGCCGTGGTCGTGATGCTCGGAGTAACGGTGCAGGCGTGGGAGCAGCGGGAGCGCGCCGACCAGAACCTCCATCGCATCATGAACTCCGCGGAAGGCATCGTCTCCGATGCGGACTGGGAGCTGAGCTGGATTGCGAACACGCTCGAGGTCCGGCGGGCGTTGTTGCGCGGCTTGTCAGCCTCGCTGGAGGGCTTCTCCGCGGAGGAGCAGGAGCGGCGAGAGGTCCTCTGGCAGCGCATCAGTCTGGCCCACCGGATGGCCGACCTGAGCTTCCTCAATGACACGCTCCATGTCGCGGGCGAGCACCTCCGCCACGCCAGGAGCCTCCTGACCCAAGGTGAGGCGCTTGGTTTTGGAGACGAGGGTTACCGCATGCAGTGGGCCTTCAATCACTCGAAGCAGGGCAAGGTCGACCTGGCGGCAGGGCGACTGTCCGAAGCGCGAGCCCTCTTCCTTCAATCCGTCGAGTATTTCGAAGCTCAGCGCGCTGCTGAGCCTCGCTCGGTCTCTGGAGACCGGGACTCCGCGGTGGGCCTCAGCGAGCTGGCGGACCTGGAGCTTGCCGAGGGACGCGCGGGCGAGGCCCTGCGTTGGCTCGAACGCGCCGTTCCGCTGTTCTCCACGCAGGACCCGGATTACGGCGCGGCCCTGTACGCGCAGGGCCTGGCGTATCAGGCGGAGGTGATGCGACGGGCGGGGCGCCTCGCGGACGCACGACCTCGATTGGACGAGGCGATGAGACTCATGACCGAGGAGGTGAACGCCCACGGTGGAGACCAGCACCGCAAGTGGATGCTGGGATGGGTTCGACTCTGGAGCGCGAGGTTGGCGGTGGCGGAGGGGCGCGGGGTGGATGCAGGGGTGGGTTATGCGGCTGCGGTGACTTCAGGGCGCGAACTGGTCAGGGGCGAGCCCACGAGCAAGCGATTTGCCCTGGCGCTCCTGGAGGCCCTGCGCGGGGCCGAGGCGTTGGCGCTTCGGCGAGAAGACGCTGACCAGGCGAAGGCATTGCGAAATGAGGGATGTGCGCTGGTTCATGAGTTCGTCGCGCGCGACCCGGAGGACGTGCGCTTCAAGGCCCTGGCGTGCGAGAGTTTCAAACCGTGA
- a CDS encoding STAS/SEC14 domain-containing protein, with translation MQQQEWKFGTHQIRHEQQDVLVAVFSGLLNLEDMKRAVEIYSSVAKAGPYFMIADIGNSQLQAEARRYLSDNSKPEWFKGCVYVGADMVQQTFGKVISLGMFLTGKTEFKTEFVKTMDEARAWVEQQRRSNVRKSG, from the coding sequence ATGCAGCAACAGGAATGGAAGTTCGGGACGCACCAGATTCGCCACGAGCAGCAGGACGTGCTGGTGGCGGTGTTCAGCGGGTTGCTGAACCTGGAGGACATGAAGCGGGCCGTTGAAATCTACAGCTCGGTCGCCAAGGCCGGCCCCTACTTCATGATTGCGGACATCGGCAACTCGCAGCTCCAGGCGGAGGCGCGCCGCTACCTGTCCGACAACAGCAAGCCCGAGTGGTTCAAGGGCTGCGTCTACGTGGGCGCGGACATGGTCCAGCAGACCTTCGGCAAGGTCATCTCCCTGGGCATGTTCCTGACCGGCAAGACCGAGTTCAAGACGGAGTTCGTCAAGACGATGGACGAGGCCCGCGCCTGGGTGGAGCAGCAGCGCCGCTCCAACGTCCGCAAGAGCGGCTGA
- a CDS encoding cytochrome P450 — MPVTVQKQEETGVPAHAPTGRCPHLGAQYNPFAGPHVDNPHPFFERLRKEEPVSFNPMLGMWLVSRHDDILQVLKETTRFSNRDMLVSGTQLTEEAKAILSQGFPIAHVLLGMDPPDHTRLRRLMNRGFTSQRIAGMEPFIEKMARELIGRFAKDGHADLVEQLAYPLPAHVILGVMGVPQEDVWKIKKWSADWQSLTFEHVPAEKQPEMARGVLEFQRYCVNLIEERRKAPREDLTSYLVEVEADGEALSVHELVMAIGASFLSAGHESTTALMSNTWKLALEHGLWGRLREDPELIPKFIEEGSRFDSVQHAMIRTALEDVEVGGIPLPAGSRLLLLYGAGSRDESLCPHANKLDVDREKPPQHLTYGRGIHFCLGAPLARLQTQITTRLLVEAVPAPRLVPNQDYGTWQSIVLRQMRHLKVEWDATP, encoded by the coding sequence ATGCCTGTGACGGTTCAGAAGCAGGAAGAGACCGGAGTCCCGGCCCACGCCCCGACAGGGCGCTGCCCCCACCTGGGCGCCCAGTACAACCCCTTCGCGGGGCCGCACGTGGACAACCCCCACCCGTTCTTCGAGCGGCTGCGCAAGGAGGAGCCCGTCAGCTTCAACCCCATGCTCGGCATGTGGTTGGTCAGCCGCCACGACGACATCCTCCAGGTCCTCAAGGAGACGACGCGCTTCTCCAACCGGGACATGCTGGTGAGCGGCACCCAGCTCACCGAGGAGGCCAAGGCCATCCTCTCCCAGGGCTTTCCCATCGCCCACGTGCTCTTGGGCATGGACCCGCCGGACCACACGCGCCTGAGGCGCCTGATGAACCGGGGCTTCACCTCGCAGCGCATCGCCGGGATGGAGCCCTTCATCGAGAAGATGGCGCGCGAGCTGATTGGCCGCTTCGCCAAGGACGGGCACGCGGACCTGGTGGAGCAGCTGGCCTATCCGCTGCCGGCCCACGTCATCCTCGGCGTCATGGGGGTGCCCCAGGAGGACGTGTGGAAGATAAAAAAGTGGAGCGCGGACTGGCAGTCGCTCACCTTCGAGCACGTGCCCGCGGAGAAGCAGCCGGAGATGGCGCGCGGGGTGCTGGAGTTCCAGCGCTACTGCGTCAACCTCATCGAGGAGCGGCGCAAGGCGCCCCGTGAGGACCTCACCAGCTACCTGGTGGAGGTGGAGGCGGACGGCGAGGCGCTGAGCGTGCACGAGCTGGTGATGGCCATCGGCGCGTCCTTCCTGTCCGCCGGCCACGAGTCCACCACGGCGCTGATGTCCAACACGTGGAAGCTGGCGCTCGAGCACGGCCTGTGGGGACGTCTGCGGGAGGACCCGGAGCTCATCCCCAAGTTCATCGAGGAGGGCAGCCGCTTCGACTCCGTCCAGCACGCCATGATTCGCACCGCCCTGGAGGACGTGGAGGTGGGCGGCATCCCCCTGCCCGCGGGCTCGCGGCTGCTCCTGCTGTACGGCGCCGGCAGCCGCGACGAGTCGCTCTGCCCGCACGCGAACAAGCTGGACGTGGACCGCGAGAAGCCGCCCCAGCACCTCACCTACGGCCGCGGCATCCACTTCTGCCTGGGCGCGCCCCTGGCCCGCCTCCAGACGCAGATCACCACCCGCCTCCTGGTGGAGGCCGTGCCCGCCCCGCGCCTGGTCCCCAACCAGGACTACGGCACGTGGCAGAGCATCGTCCTGCGCCAGATGCGACACCTCAAGGTGGAGTGGGACGCCACGCCTTGA
- a CDS encoding fatty acid desaturase family protein, with amino-acid sequence MYAEVVDEADVQIARRVDRQTLSKLTREMSRVSNARAVWALASQWLVIAAAFAGVVWVDRWWAWPIAALIIATRQHAMLALMHEAAHYHFLSNRKVGDVVADFLCAFPLNMTTAGYRHQHMEHHRYVNTQQDPYWASMQDDTSWHFPRTPLRAAAVFVGDALGLYAPNHLKVVLPWTYWGRLLGGAKPRISAAEHARYWTYVALLVTTLVTTGAWMYWLLLWVLPTTTVMMAFFRMRALGEHPLDIEPKGDETRETRDVKGTLLENFFVAPLNCNYHLTHHAFPSVPFYNLPVMHDALDQAGLLEDGVNRFDTYLGKHNSLVQYLTRKPDSVEESLPAAPPPQASGVRLPLHS; translated from the coding sequence ATGTACGCCGAAGTCGTTGACGAGGCGGATGTCCAAATCGCGCGGCGCGTCGACCGCCAGACGCTGTCCAAGCTGACCCGGGAGATGTCGCGGGTGAGCAATGCTCGGGCGGTGTGGGCGCTCGCCTCCCAGTGGCTCGTCATCGCGGCGGCGTTCGCCGGGGTGGTGTGGGTGGACCGGTGGTGGGCGTGGCCCATCGCGGCGCTCATCATCGCCACGCGGCAGCACGCGATGCTGGCGCTGATGCACGAGGCGGCGCACTACCACTTCCTGTCCAACCGGAAGGTGGGCGACGTGGTGGCGGACTTCCTGTGCGCCTTCCCGCTGAACATGACGACGGCGGGCTACCGGCACCAGCACATGGAGCACCACCGGTACGTCAACACGCAGCAGGACCCGTACTGGGCCTCCATGCAGGACGACACGTCCTGGCACTTCCCGCGCACGCCCCTGCGCGCCGCGGCGGTGTTCGTGGGCGACGCGCTGGGCCTGTACGCGCCCAACCACCTGAAGGTGGTGCTGCCCTGGACGTACTGGGGCCGGCTGCTGGGTGGCGCCAAGCCGCGCATCAGCGCCGCCGAACACGCGCGCTACTGGACGTACGTGGCGCTGCTGGTCACCACGCTGGTGACGACGGGCGCGTGGATGTACTGGCTGCTCTTGTGGGTGCTGCCCACGACGACGGTGATGATGGCCTTCTTCCGGATGCGCGCCTTGGGCGAGCACCCGCTGGACATCGAGCCCAAGGGCGACGAGACGCGCGAGACGCGCGACGTGAAGGGCACGCTGCTGGAGAACTTCTTCGTGGCGCCGCTCAACTGCAACTACCACCTGACGCACCACGCGTTCCCGTCCGTGCCCTTCTACAACCTGCCGGTGATGCACGACGCGCTGGACCAGGCGGGGCTGCTCGAGGACGGGGTGAATCGCTTCGACACGTACCTGGGCAAGCACAACAGCCTGGTGCAGTACCTGACGCGCAAGCCGGACTCCGTGGAGGAGTCGCTGCCCGCCGCGCCGCCGCCGCAGGCCTCGGGCGTCCGGCTGCCGCTGCACTCGTAG
- a CDS encoding STAS/SEC14 domain-containing protein, translated as MAEKPREWKFSAHRVRIESADMAVAVFEGPITLDDVKRTSEVYAELFTILGPYYIVAEIGRSQIEAAGRRYLSENNKSEWFKGCVYVGADIVQKTFGKAISLAMLYTGKTSFDTTFVDTLADARTWVDQHRARQQRKAG; from the coding sequence ATGGCGGAGAAGCCTCGGGAGTGGAAGTTCAGCGCGCACCGCGTTCGCATCGAATCGGCTGACATGGCGGTGGCGGTCTTCGAAGGCCCCATCACCCTCGATGACGTGAAGCGCACCTCCGAGGTCTACGCGGAGCTCTTCACGATTCTCGGCCCCTACTACATCGTCGCGGAAATCGGCCGCTCCCAAATCGAGGCCGCCGGCCGCCGCTACCTCTCCGAGAACAACAAGAGCGAGTGGTTCAAGGGCTGCGTCTACGTGGGCGCGGACATCGTCCAGAAGACCTTCGGCAAGGCCATCTCGCTCGCCATGCTCTACACGGGCAAGACGAGCTTCGACACCACCTTCGTCGACACCCTGGCGGACGCGCGCACCTGGGTCGATCAGCACCGCGCCCGACAGCAGCGCAAGGCGGGCTGA
- a CDS encoding carbohydrate ABC transporter permease produces the protein MSGPVRGSLERERRQAYWLVAPAVVVLAGVALYPILAAVWLSLHRFILVFGERRFVGLGNYAYLLGDARFWAALGNTAYFTAVAVTVELLLAVPLALLLQKSFPGRGLLRASVLVPWAIPTVVSARLWAWMFNPDYGLINRLLLGRDINWLGAPGYALHAAILVDVWKTTPFVALLVLAGLQGIPEDLYKAARVDGASPWRIFRSITLPLLKPALLLAVLFRSLDAFRVFDAIYVLTEGGPANTTETLSIYAYKTLMRSGDFGYGSTLSVATFLCVVVLAAVWLRLLGREERAR, from the coding sequence ATGAGCGGGCCGGTGCGTGGCTCCCTGGAGCGGGAGCGGAGGCAGGCGTACTGGCTGGTGGCGCCGGCGGTGGTGGTGCTGGCGGGCGTGGCGCTGTACCCGATTCTCGCGGCGGTGTGGCTGAGCCTGCACCGCTTCATCCTGGTGTTCGGCGAGCGGAGGTTCGTGGGGTTGGGGAACTACGCGTACCTGCTGGGGGACGCGCGGTTCTGGGCCGCGTTGGGGAACACGGCGTACTTCACGGCGGTGGCGGTGACGGTGGAGCTGCTGCTCGCGGTGCCGCTGGCGCTGTTGCTCCAGAAGTCGTTCCCGGGGCGGGGCTTGTTGCGAGCCTCGGTGCTGGTGCCGTGGGCGATTCCCACCGTGGTGAGCGCGAGGCTGTGGGCGTGGATGTTCAATCCGGACTACGGGCTCATCAACCGCTTGCTGCTCGGGCGGGACATCAACTGGCTGGGGGCGCCGGGGTACGCGCTGCACGCGGCGATACTGGTGGACGTGTGGAAGACGACGCCCTTCGTGGCGCTGTTGGTGTTGGCCGGGCTGCAAGGGATTCCGGAGGACTTGTACAAGGCGGCGCGGGTGGATGGGGCGTCACCGTGGCGAATCTTCCGGTCGATAACGCTGCCGCTGCTCAAGCCGGCGCTGCTGTTGGCGGTGTTGTTCCGCTCGTTGGATGCGTTCCGGGTGTTCGACGCCATCTATGTGCTGACGGAGGGGGGGCCGGCGAACACGACGGAGACGTTGAGCATCTACGCGTACAAGACGCTGATGCGCTCGGGGGACTTCGGGTACGGGAGCACGTTGTCGGTGGCGACGTTCCTGTGCGTGGTGGTGCTGGCGGCGGTGTGGCTGCGGCTGTTGGGGCGTGAGGAGCGGGCGCGATGA